The Pseudoalteromonas marina genome contains a region encoding:
- a CDS encoding DUF3857 domain-containing transglutaminase family protein, whose protein sequence is MKRTFLYPIYWLLTCVLFLCNAPAYATQYKIDAPGNWVTLHDVKQPQKSDMAKVRDGTLYLLLDNQTYVPERQKQQRYTRLVMQALNQSGVDYISQLSLDFDPSYQTLTLHTLSIIRDGKHIDKLSTARLSVIQSEPELADKIYNGRLSLNIIVDDMRSGDMLDYSYSVTGSNPIYANKFSTRRTLRWSVPVVQQYMRVLWGKKTPLNIKTINGTAETKQTENQYGTDYSISEFEAPLLTQDSETPTWYNPYMQVYLSEYNSWDEVVNWALPLYESAIETPSSINAIAQSIQAQHTNTADRIAAALRFSQDEIRYLGLEMGTNSHQPTPASETLSLRYGDCKDKTTLLISLLKAMKIEAYPALVDTEETKRLIELPATASVFNHVIVTLEYKGKRYWLDPTISYQRGTLPYLAQPDYGYALIIKNGENTLTPMAQTPVHKKVTVNDQFYIPKTVKEPVLFTTEYSYAEFQAINRRSNLARNGLDSVAKSYLEYYQGFFDELKIDKPMAVSEDQQTGQFITSESYLISQFWEKTSDGYEADFYASEIQNSVYEPKQTNRTDPLYFEYPNIIDTSIKLHFTEKNWAFDNSQDEIDNDYFYLKTSVSFNDNILTLSYHFYAKKDHIPADKISDYLAQRNKLISATHYSILKYANTTEAPQTTADILDNLGGNWLKYALAGYLLLFIFFIADWRLESAKRPTFENTPFYAVSVSKFIIYSILSLGIYINYWCYRNFKAIKQHSNANIMPIARGIFAILWYYPLYQALKQHSELQSSKSKIIPSWGAAVLFLLVLATTLVYRMEEYATIALLVMPFLWLPLVSYIEHANTNQKALHYNSYWRVRQCFMSLALSPILLFGVLQEANILPGSAIIKGEKLWAYQTHFLKRNRLTPENEDVLYFYSDAMFDYRDDGNGITDNYIFSYYKNDAGKLDSDLSHFNDIDKIETSYGKTELDNTTIKVIKTDGSDFLLIVSRFNKLDEVLVDKINLRLSENKKE, encoded by the coding sequence ATGAAACGGACATTTCTTTACCCTATTTATTGGCTACTAACATGTGTTTTATTTCTATGTAATGCACCAGCTTATGCTACGCAATATAAAATAGATGCACCTGGTAATTGGGTCACCCTACATGACGTAAAACAGCCCCAAAAAAGTGATATGGCAAAAGTGCGCGATGGCACACTATACCTATTACTCGACAACCAAACTTATGTTCCTGAACGTCAAAAGCAACAACGATACACACGCCTAGTAATGCAAGCACTTAATCAAAGTGGCGTTGACTATATAAGCCAGTTAAGCCTCGATTTTGACCCAAGCTATCAGACCCTAACATTGCACACACTCTCCATAATTAGAGATGGTAAGCACATAGATAAGCTTTCAACTGCAAGGTTATCTGTTATCCAGAGCGAGCCTGAATTAGCTGATAAAATTTATAACGGAAGGCTTTCTTTAAATATCATTGTTGACGATATGCGAAGCGGAGATATGCTCGATTATAGCTACAGTGTTACCGGCAGTAATCCTATCTATGCCAATAAATTTAGTACTCGGCGCACACTAAGGTGGTCAGTGCCCGTAGTGCAACAGTATATGCGTGTTTTATGGGGTAAAAAAACACCTCTTAATATAAAAACCATAAATGGCACTGCCGAAACAAAACAGACTGAAAACCAATACGGTACGGACTACTCTATATCAGAGTTCGAAGCCCCTTTACTCACGCAAGACTCTGAAACACCCACCTGGTACAACCCATACATGCAAGTTTATCTCTCTGAATATAATAGTTGGGACGAAGTTGTTAATTGGGCATTACCACTTTATGAGTCAGCAATCGAAACACCCAGTAGTATTAACGCCATAGCGCAATCTATACAGGCACAACATACCAATACAGCCGATAGGATTGCCGCAGCATTACGCTTTAGCCAAGACGAAATACGCTATTTAGGTTTAGAAATGGGCACCAATTCTCATCAGCCAACACCTGCCTCAGAAACGCTATCTCTACGGTATGGTGACTGTAAAGATAAAACAACTCTACTCATTTCATTATTAAAAGCGATGAAAATAGAGGCATACCCTGCTCTTGTAGATACAGAAGAAACGAAGCGCTTAATAGAACTACCGGCCACAGCAAGCGTATTTAACCACGTAATTGTAACTCTTGAGTACAAAGGCAAACGCTATTGGCTGGATCCAACCATTAGTTATCAACGAGGTACACTTCCCTATTTAGCGCAGCCCGATTACGGATATGCACTTATTATAAAAAATGGCGAAAATACATTAACGCCTATGGCACAAACTCCTGTGCATAAAAAGGTAACAGTAAACGATCAATTTTATATTCCTAAAACAGTAAAAGAACCGGTCCTATTTACTACCGAATATTCTTATGCCGAGTTTCAGGCTATTAATCGCAGAAGTAATTTAGCGCGCAACGGGCTAGACAGCGTTGCAAAATCATACCTTGAATACTACCAAGGTTTTTTTGACGAGCTCAAAATCGATAAACCCATGGCGGTAAGTGAGGACCAACAAACAGGTCAGTTTATCACTAGCGAGTCGTACCTTATTAGCCAATTTTGGGAAAAAACCAGTGACGGATATGAAGCTGATTTTTACGCCTCTGAAATACAAAACAGTGTTTACGAGCCAAAGCAAACTAATCGCACAGACCCACTTTATTTTGAATACCCCAATATAATTGACACCAGCATAAAACTTCATTTTACTGAAAAAAACTGGGCGTTTGACAATAGCCAAGACGAGATTGATAACGACTACTTTTATTTAAAAACATCCGTTAGCTTTAATGATAATATTTTAACGCTGAGCTATCACTTTTACGCAAAGAAAGACCATATTCCCGCTGATAAAATCAGCGACTACCTAGCGCAACGAAACAAACTTATTTCAGCCACGCACTACTCAATTTTAAAGTACGCAAACACAACTGAGGCGCCTCAAACAACGGCCGACATACTCGATAACCTTGGAGGTAACTGGCTTAAATACGCACTTGCCGGTTACCTTTTATTATTTATTTTCTTTATTGCAGACTGGCGACTCGAGTCGGCAAAGCGCCCTACTTTTGAAAATACCCCATTTTACGCTGTATCGGTCAGCAAGTTTATTATTTACAGCATTTTAAGCTTAGGTATTTATATTAACTATTGGTGCTACCGTAACTTTAAAGCTATAAAGCAGCACAGCAATGCCAATATAATGCCTATTGCTCGCGGTATTTTCGCCATTTTATGGTATTACCCCCTTTATCAAGCACTGAAGCAACACAGTGAATTGCAATCAAGTAAAAGTAAAATAATCCCAAGCTGGGGGGCTGCTGTTTTATTTTTATTAGTACTTGCAACCACATTGGTTTACCGCATGGAAGAATACGCCACTATCGCATTGCTGGTTATGCCTTTTCTATGGCTTCCATTAGTGAGTTACATAGAGCACGCAAACACCAACCAAAAAGCTTTGCATTACAATTCTTACTGGCGAGTCAGACAGTGCTTTATGTCTCTGGCGCTTTCGCCAATATTACTCTTCGGTGTACTTCAAGAAGCTAATATTTTACCTGGTAGCGCTATAATAAAAGGCGAAAAGTTATGGGCTTATCAAACTCACTTTTTAAAACGTAACCGCCTAACACCAGAAAATGAAGACGTTCTCTATTTTTATAGTGATGCCATGTTTGACTATCGAGACGATGGAAACGGAATAACTGATAATTATATTTTTAGCTACTATAAAAACGATGCTGGAAAGCTTGACTCAGACCTTAGTCACTTTAATGACATTGATAAAATAGAAACCTCATACGGTAAAACTGAACTAGATAACACCACTATTAAAGTAATAA
- the mdoH gene encoding glucans biosynthesis glucosyltransferase MdoH, whose protein sequence is MFGIQMTSSKQEKGTTMPFKTARVWLFAIAAIFISGYGISIMFDILNSNGMTLLEYALLVLFSITFAWIVTAFCSGTIGFVLQLFRIDPLTLKRIKPIAIHAQAIAKQKTAVVMPIYNEDTHRVIAGFEVSLASLKETGQLEHFDFYLLSDTQDPQIAENELNAWHALCERLGDTAKHIFYRRREDNKHRKVGNLTDFCERWGSKYDHMIVLDADSIMTGKCMLELTTSMLNNPQAGLIQTIPIPVRQDTFFGRFLQFASVLYSPMLATGSAFWQTDQANYWGHNAIIRVDAFIKCCGLPTLKGNAPFGGEILSHDFVEASLLHSADWDVLLLSEIEGSYEEVPSNILDYAIRDRRWVQGNIQHLGLLSSNKLKLMSKFHFLLGATAYISSLIWLSMLALSTIDAVTRALNSDVYFNRAYQLFPTWQIAKTDLIDSLLYLTIIILLMPKLMGVIVTLVHRNKRFGGSIKLIAGSVIETLFAVIVAPLMMVFHAYFVVCVFLGKKVTWDAQPREGRMVSWKEAFGYTLFSTVVAVVWGGVAYYFTPVFFWWLSPILLGLILAAPIVRYSSSIKFGVALRKLGIFICPSEVDNNKTLAALKVHLQTVSVPSKGQYPEALPALPAEQLTTMPVQRFHRVRKLKIKTLKAKLIRKFN, encoded by the coding sequence ATGTTTGGTATCCAAATGACATCAAGTAAGCAAGAAAAGGGAACGACAATGCCATTTAAAACAGCTCGTGTATGGCTTTTTGCAATTGCCGCTATATTCATATCAGGCTATGGCATATCAATCATGTTCGACATACTTAACTCAAACGGCATGACGTTGCTTGAGTATGCACTGCTTGTCTTATTTTCTATTACATTTGCATGGATAGTGACGGCATTTTGTAGTGGCACAATAGGGTTTGTATTACAGCTATTTCGTATCGATCCACTTACCTTAAAGCGCATAAAACCAATCGCGATTCACGCCCAAGCTATTGCTAAGCAAAAAACAGCGGTTGTAATGCCTATTTACAACGAAGACACCCACCGTGTAATTGCTGGTTTTGAAGTAAGTCTAGCGTCGCTTAAAGAGACCGGACAGCTCGAACACTTTGATTTTTACTTACTAAGCGATACACAAGACCCGCAGATAGCCGAGAATGAACTCAATGCATGGCACGCACTGTGTGAACGCTTAGGAGATACTGCCAAACATATTTTTTATCGCCGCCGTGAAGACAATAAACACCGCAAAGTAGGCAACCTAACGGATTTTTGTGAACGCTGGGGTAGTAAATACGATCATATGATTGTACTCGATGCAGACAGTATAATGACTGGCAAGTGTATGCTTGAGCTAACAACTAGCATGCTAAATAACCCACAAGCAGGTCTTATTCAGACAATCCCTATTCCGGTTCGCCAAGATACTTTTTTTGGTCGCTTTTTACAATTCGCATCGGTACTCTACAGCCCCATGCTAGCTACTGGCTCTGCTTTTTGGCAAACCGATCAAGCTAACTACTGGGGACATAACGCAATCATAAGGGTCGATGCCTTTATTAAATGTTGTGGTTTGCCAACATTAAAGGGGAATGCGCCCTTTGGTGGTGAAATTCTCAGCCACGACTTTGTTGAAGCTTCTTTACTTCACTCAGCAGATTGGGATGTATTGTTGTTATCTGAAATTGAAGGTAGCTATGAAGAAGTTCCAAGCAATATATTAGACTACGCAATTCGTGATAGGCGCTGGGTACAAGGCAATATTCAACACCTTGGTTTATTGTCATCAAATAAATTAAAGCTTATGAGTAAGTTTCATTTTTTACTGGGTGCCACAGCATATATATCGTCGCTTATTTGGCTATCAATGCTCGCATTAAGTACTATTGATGCAGTTACCCGCGCATTAAACAGTGATGTCTATTTTAATCGTGCTTATCAGTTATTCCCTACATGGCAAATAGCTAAAACAGATTTAATTGACTCATTACTTTATTTAACCATTATTATTTTATTAATGCCTAAGTTAATGGGGGTCATTGTTACCCTAGTTCACAGAAATAAGCGTTTTGGTGGATCAATTAAACTTATAGCTGGTTCAGTTATTGAAACTTTATTTGCCGTTATTGTGGCACCACTAATGATGGTTTTTCATGCTTACTTTGTAGTATGTGTATTTTTAGGTAAAAAAGTAACGTGGGATGCTCAACCGCGAGAAGGCCGTATGGTGTCGTGGAAAGAAGCCTTTGGCTATACACTATTTTCAACCGTAGTTGCAGTTGTTTGGGGCGGGGTTGCTTATTACTTTACCCCTGTATTTTTCTGGTGGTTATCACCTATTTTACTAGGGCTGATACTTGCAGCTCCCATTGTTCGTTACTCGAGTAGTATTAAGTTTGGTGTAGCGCTCAGAAAACTAGGTATATTTATATGCCCTAGTGAAGTCGATAACAACAAAACACTCGCTGCACTTAAAGTACATTTACAAACAGTATCAGTACCAAGCAAAGGGCAATACCCTGAAGCTTTGCCAGCACTACCTGCAGAGCAATTAACAACAATGCCAGTACAACGCTTTCATCGTGTTCGTAAGCTAAAAATCAAAACCCTCAAAGCAAAGTTAATTAGAAAGTTTAATTAA
- a CDS encoding glucan biosynthesis protein — MKQLIKLTTRWQSHTKSILGLFIALSTFAVSNQALASTTKASISQSSLFDVISARAKKLASEDYKAPNNIELDALNNINYQDYRSIRFKQDQAVWKDDGLYELQLFHPGFLYKTPVTINTVDSDSKHSRLPFNTDFYNYDGTAAPLKDELTKSTTNTQLGHAGFRLHYPLNTNTYKDEIMVFQGASYFRVVGPNQVYGLSARGLAIDTALASGEEFPMFKEFWLVKPTAEQTSIVLFALLDSPSVSGAYKFNIDPTTNTTVKIDMQIFARKDVKKLGIAPLTSMFYHGENSTKFFDDYRPEVHDSDGLLTQSQDDKWVWRPLNNPSQLSVTSFAYENPKGFGLAQRDRDFNNYFDIEAHYHDRPSLWIEPQGEWGNGRVELVEIPTDTETNDNIVSYWVPENPFKAGDSLKLSYKMSTFNSSLNKHEKAHVVRTRIGSAALPGEDNPPPQSHRQFTVDFSGPALNALSEQLKLNADIQLTTGEVSDVSVQKLPEGYGWRVAFKIAPQDDNPVDMRLSLKLRDKDISEVWSYVWYPNDIK, encoded by the coding sequence ATGAAGCAACTTATCAAATTAACAACAAGATGGCAGTCTCATACTAAATCGATTTTGGGTTTATTTATTGCACTTTCAACATTTGCAGTTAGTAACCAAGCATTAGCAAGTACCACCAAAGCCTCTATTTCACAAAGTAGTTTATTTGATGTTATCAGCGCACGTGCAAAAAAATTAGCCAGTGAAGACTATAAGGCGCCAAACAATATTGAACTTGATGCACTAAATAACATTAATTATCAGGATTACCGCTCCATTCGTTTTAAGCAAGATCAAGCTGTTTGGAAAGATGATGGTTTGTATGAATTACAGCTATTTCATCCTGGTTTTTTATACAAAACACCGGTGACAATAAATACTGTTGATAGCGACTCAAAACACAGCAGACTTCCCTTTAATACTGACTTTTATAATTACGATGGAACGGCTGCACCGCTAAAAGATGAGTTAACTAAAAGCACAACCAATACACAGCTTGGCCATGCAGGTTTTAGGCTTCACTACCCTTTAAATACTAATACTTATAAAGATGAGATTATGGTGTTTCAAGGTGCTTCTTATTTTCGTGTTGTAGGTCCAAACCAAGTTTATGGCCTTTCAGCTCGCGGATTAGCAATTGATACAGCGCTTGCATCTGGCGAAGAGTTCCCTATGTTTAAAGAGTTTTGGCTAGTAAAGCCAACAGCAGAACAAACTAGCATTGTACTGTTTGCATTACTTGATAGCCCATCAGTATCTGGCGCTTATAAATTTAATATTGACCCTACTACCAACACAACCGTTAAAATAGACATGCAAATATTTGCCCGTAAAGACGTGAAAAAGTTAGGCATCGCACCACTAACGAGCATGTTTTATCATGGTGAAAATAGCACAAAATTTTTTGATGATTATCGTCCCGAGGTGCATGACTCTGATGGTTTGTTAACTCAATCACAGGATGACAAGTGGGTATGGCGCCCACTGAATAATCCATCGCAACTGAGTGTTACGTCATTTGCGTACGAAAACCCGAAAGGTTTTGGGCTTGCGCAGCGCGACCGTGACTTTAATAACTATTTTGATATAGAAGCACATTACCATGATCGCCCAAGCCTATGGATTGAACCTCAGGGTGAATGGGGCAATGGCCGTGTTGAGCTAGTAGAAATTCCAACAGATACCGAAACAAACGACAACATTGTTAGCTACTGGGTACCAGAAAACCCCTTCAAAGCAGGTGATTCATTAAAACTTAGCTACAAAATGAGTACGTTTAATAGCAGTTTAAACAAACATGAAAAAGCACATGTAGTTCGTACTCGTATCGGCAGCGCGGCATTGCCCGGTGAAGATAACCCGCCACCACAAAGTCATCGTCAATTCACTGTTGATTTTTCAGGCCCTGCTCTAAATGCTCTCTCTGAACAACTTAAGTTAAATGCAGATATTCAGCTTACTACGGGTGAAGTAAGTGATGTATCCGTTCAAAAGCTGCCTGAAGGGTACGGCTGGCGTGTTGCTTTTAAAATTGCACCACAAGACGACAACCCCGTCGATATGCGCTTATCGTTAAAACTACGTGACAAAGACATTAGTGAGGTATGGAGCTATGTTTGGTATCCAAATGACATCAAGTAA
- the fusA gene encoding elongation factor G gives MADLSKYRNIGIFAHVDAGKTTTTERILKLTGTIHKTGEVHDGESTTDFMDQEAERGITIQSAAVSCFWKDHRFNVIDTPGHVDFTVEVYRSLKVLDGGVGVFCGSGGVEPQSETNWRYANESEVARIIFVNKLDRMGADFYRVTEQVRKVLGAVPLIMTLPIGIEDDFVGVVDVLEKKAYVWDDTGLPENYEITDVPADMVEKTEEYHEMLIETAVEQDDDLMEAYMEGEVPSVEDIKRCIRKGTRDLAFFPTFCGSAFKNKGVQLVLDAVVDYLPAPTEVDPQPLMDEEGNENGEFAIVSADEPFKALAFKIMDDRFGALTFVRIYSGKLNKGDTILNAFTGKTERVGRMVEMQADERKELTSAQAGDIIAIVGMKNVQTGHTLCDPKHPVTLEPMVFPTPVISIAVQPKDKGGNEKMGVAIGKMVAEDPSFQVETDEDSGETILKGMGELHLDIKVDILKRTYGVDLIVGQPQVAYRETITREIEDSYTHKKQSGGSGQFGKIDYRIKPGEVGSGFTFTSSVVGGNVPKEFWPAVEKGFKSMMQEGVLAGFPVLDVEVELFDGGFHAVDSSAIAFEIAAKGAFRQSIPKAGAQLLEPIMKVDVFTPEDHVGDVIGDLNRRRGMLSDQEAGLTGVRIKADVPLSEMFGYIGSLRTMTSGRGQFSMEFSHYAPCPANVSETVIAAEKEKKAAK, from the coding sequence ATGGCAGATTTATCGAAGTACAGAAACATTGGTATTTTCGCGCACGTTGATGCGGGTAAAACCACGACTACTGAGCGTATCCTGAAGCTTACAGGTACTATCCACAAAACAGGTGAGGTTCATGATGGTGAATCTACTACCGATTTCATGGATCAAGAAGCTGAGCGCGGTATTACTATCCAGTCTGCGGCAGTAAGCTGTTTCTGGAAAGATCACCGTTTCAACGTTATCGATACTCCTGGACACGTTGACTTCACAGTTGAAGTTTACCGTTCACTTAAAGTATTAGATGGCGGTGTTGGTGTATTCTGTGGTTCTGGTGGTGTTGAGCCACAATCAGAAACTAACTGGCGCTACGCGAACGAATCAGAAGTTGCACGTATTATTTTCGTAAATAAATTAGACCGTATGGGTGCTGATTTTTACCGTGTAACTGAGCAAGTACGTAAAGTACTTGGTGCAGTACCATTAATCATGACTTTACCAATCGGTATTGAAGATGATTTTGTTGGTGTTGTAGACGTATTAGAGAAAAAAGCATACGTTTGGGATGACACTGGTCTTCCTGAAAACTACGAAATCACAGACGTTCCTGCAGACATGGTAGAAAAAACTGAAGAATACCATGAAATGCTTATCGAAACTGCTGTAGAGCAAGACGATGACCTAATGGAAGCGTACATGGAAGGTGAAGTACCTTCTGTTGAAGATATCAAACGTTGTATCCGTAAAGGTACTCGTGACCTTGCGTTCTTCCCAACGTTCTGTGGTTCTGCATTTAAAAACAAAGGTGTTCAACTAGTACTTGATGCTGTTGTTGATTACTTACCGGCTCCTACAGAAGTTGATCCTCAACCTCTTATGGACGAAGAAGGTAATGAAAACGGCGAGTTTGCAATTGTTTCTGCAGACGAACCTTTCAAAGCGCTTGCATTTAAAATCATGGATGACCGCTTTGGTGCATTAACATTCGTACGTATCTACTCTGGTAAGCTTAACAAGGGTGACACTATCCTTAATGCGTTTACTGGTAAAACAGAACGTGTTGGCCGCATGGTAGAAATGCAAGCTGACGAGCGTAAAGAGTTAACTAGCGCACAAGCTGGTGACATCATTGCAATCGTAGGTATGAAGAACGTGCAAACTGGTCACACTCTTTGTGATCCTAAGCACCCAGTAACACTTGAACCAATGGTATTCCCAACTCCAGTAATCTCGATTGCTGTACAGCCTAAAGATAAAGGCGGTAATGAGAAAATGGGTGTTGCTATCGGTAAAATGGTTGCAGAAGATCCATCTTTCCAAGTTGAGACTGATGAAGATTCAGGCGAAACTATCCTTAAAGGTATGGGTGAGCTTCACTTAGATATCAAAGTAGATATCCTTAAGCGTACTTACGGTGTAGACCTTATTGTTGGTCAACCACAGGTTGCTTACCGTGAAACTATCACTCGTGAAATCGAAGATAGCTACACGCATAAGAAACAATCTGGTGGTTCTGGTCAGTTCGGTAAAATTGATTACCGTATCAAGCCAGGCGAAGTGGGTTCAGGCTTCACGTTCACATCATCAGTTGTTGGTGGTAACGTACCTAAAGAATTCTGGCCTGCAGTTGAGAAAGGCTTTAAATCAATGATGCAAGAGGGTGTGCTAGCTGGTTTCCCTGTACTTGACGTTGAAGTAGAACTTTTCGACGGTGGCTTCCACGCCGTGGATTCATCTGCAATTGCATTCGAAATCGCTGCTAAAGGCGCTTTCCGTCAATCGATCCCTAAAGCGGGCGCACAACTTCTTGAGCCAATCATGAAAGTTGACGTGTTCACTCCAGAAGATCACGTTGGTGACGTAATCGGTGACCTTAACCGTCGTCGTGGTATGCTAAGCGACCAAGAAGCTGGTTTAACTGGCGTTCGCATTAAAGCTGACGTACCGTTATCAGAAATGTTTGGTTACATCGGTTCACTACGTACTATGACATCAGGTCGTGGTCAGTTCTCTATGGAGTTCTCACACTACGCACCTTGTCCAGCTAACGTATCTGAAACGGTAATCGCTGCAGAGAAAGAGAAAAAAGCTGCTAAGTAA